A region of the Desulfobacter postgatei 2ac9 genome:
GGTTGCATTGAGGCCGAGCACAAAACCGATGGGATATCCGGTAATCGCCACCTGGTGCCCCTCTTTGAGGGCACCATCCGCCGCCATGGGCAAGGGATCCAATTTGCCTGCCATCTCCAGTATGGCCAGGTCGTGGAAAGGGTCTTCGGCGAGCAAGACGGCTTTAACCCCTTTGCCCGACAAATTTTTGTGAAAAATACGCAGATGGAACATGAGTTTCTTTTCTTTAATGGCCTCGAGTACATGCTGGTTGGTGACGATTCTGCTGCCGTCCCCGATGGCAAAGCCGGTACCCAAAAACCGGGTCATGGGGACATCCTTATAATAATAGGTGCCCACGGATACGGTGGAGGCTTTTATTTTTGACACCAGGTCGGCCATGTACGCATCCCGTTCCCGAAACAAAGCATGTTCCTGGGCGGATGCAGGGGAAACAAGAACAACAAGAACAACCGTGATTATGGTAAAATAGACCCTCATGACATTTACTTACCGGTTAATGACCGAGTTGTCCATATTTTAAAACGCCGCCACCAGACACCTATTTTTACCACGAAGCGCACGAAGGACACGAAGGTCAATTATCTGCACAGATTTTATTCTTCGTCTCCTTCGTGATCTTGGTGGTTAACAAAACCTATGAAAATGTATTTTCATGAATTACGCCGGGTTGACAAAGAATGAGTTCACTCATGTGATTGGCCACGGTGGTCACCTTGTGGCTGAAGAGCGGGGCCTGGTCGCAATCGGTGGTAAAGTCGCCCACAATGTAGCAGTTGCCGATTCTGCGCGAACCGATGGCGGCCAAATCGGATCCGGCAATGCCGCAGGCTGAAACCACCCCCTTTTTGTCGGCAAAGGTTTCGATGAGCATTTTTTTATCCACCTGGCGGTCAAAGCCCTCAACGATAAGATCGCAGTCCAAGAACAATTCTGCGCAGTTTTTCGCGTCAATACGCTGAATCAGCGCCTCGATCTCTACCTTGGGGTTAATGCGGCTTAGGTTGATTTTAAGTGCCTCGACTTTGAACAGGCCGATCTGGTCGGAAAAATAAAACTGGCGGTTAAGGTTGCCGGATTCTACCCGGTCGAAATCGACCAGTTTGAGTTGCACAACGCCGCTTCGCACCAGGTTAAGTGCCACGTTGGAGCCGATACCGCCGACCCCTGCAATACCGATTTTCATCAGATGCAGTCCCAGTCTTTGTAAATCGGCTGGTAGCCCTGGGCGAGAATGGCATCGGCCACCTGAGCCACACTGCGGACATCGGTGATTTCAAATTGCGGCGTCTGACCCTCGGGCACCTCGGTATATCCACCGACACCGGTGCTTGACCCGGCAGAGTAACGGGTAACCCCCAGGGGCAGGATATGGTCGCGAAAGGTGGCGTTTTCACGGGTGGAGACGGTCACTCCCGAACGTGGCAGGAAGATGCGCAACGCGGTCATGAACTGAACAAAGGTTTTGTCATCCACCAGGTAGTCGGGTTGAAAATCGCCTTCCGCCTCGTTAAACCGGGGCAGGGAGATGGCGACTTCGGTATCGATATACTTGTTTTCAAGGTAGCGGGCATGTAATCCGGTGAAAAACATGTCCCGGCGCGGCTCGGAAAGACCCAGCAGCGCCCCGAGGTTGACCACCCGCATGCCGGCCATCGCGGCGCGTTCAGGCCCGTTGAGCCGCCATTGGTAATCCATTTTTTTGCCGGCCAGATGAACCCGTTTATAAACATCTTCGTCATAGGTTTCCTGGAACATGGTCATGGAATCGACACCGGCCCCGTAGAGTTGGCGGTAGTCATCAACCTCAAGCGGGTAGACCTCGATCGCCACGGATGCAAAATGTTTCTTGAGCAGTTGAGCCGCATCCACCAGGTATGACATGGGGGTCATGTGCTGAGCCTCACCGGTGAGAAAAAGTACATGCTGCATACCGGTTTTGGCAATGGCCTCGGCCTCAATCTCAATCTCTTCCAGGCTGAGCCTCCGGCGAAGGATGGGGTTTCTGTGATTAAACCCGCAGTAGGCACAGCCGTTGTTACAGTAGTTGGAGATGTACAACGGAATAAACATCTGGATCGTGCGTCCGAAATATTGCACGGTCAGGTGGTGGGCTTTGCGGGCCATGACTTCAAGATGTCCGGCAGCCCTGGGGCTCAGCAGGGTCAAGAAATCCATGGGACCGGGTTTTTCCTTGGCCAGACTGCGGATGACATCCTGATCGCTCACCTGGTCAAAAAAATGGGGAACGTCAAAATCCCGGTATCGCTCAACGATCTCGTAAAATGACATAATCTAATCCTCTTTATACCTCATACCTCGTCAAGGAATCCGGTGAGTGGAGAAGAGGCCCGGGCAAGGGTAGACTCTTCGGCCATTTCAGCCAGGTAGGCAGCCCGTCCGGCCTTGACCGCGAGATCAAAGGCGCGCCCCATAACTTCCGGGTCCCGGGCCGTGGCAATGGCGGTATTCACCAGAACCGCATCCGCACCCATTTCCATTGCAGCCGCTGCCTGGGAAGGCTTGCCGATTCCCGCATCGACAACGATGGGTACGGAGACGTTTTCAATTAACATGGCAATAAGCGGTTTGGTCTCCAGCCCCCGGTTGGTTCCGATGGGTGCGCCCAGAGGCATCACCGCCGCGGCACCCGCGTTTTCCAGCCGTTTGGCCAGGGGCAGGTCCGGCAGGACATAAGGCAGCACCTGGAACCCTTCTTTGGCCAGAATCTCCGTTGCCTTCAAGGTCTCCCAATTGTCCGGCATCAGGTATTTCATATCGGTGATGACTTCAATTTTAATGAAATCACCACAACCGGCTTCCCGGGCAATACGTGCAATGCGTACGGCCTGTTCTGCGCTTCGGACGCCGGATGTATTCGGCAGCAGGGTCACATGTTTGGGGATGTATTCAAGAATATTTTCAGACTGAGCCGTGATGTCCACACGACGCAAAGCGACAGTGATCATCTGTGAACCGCTGGCCGCGAGCATCTTGGGAATTTGCCCATGATTGCCGAATTTCCCGGTACCGGTCAGTAACCGGTTACTGAATTCTTTCCCCCCCAATCGAAGTACATCGTCTTTCATAATCAGCCTCCTCCGACAAAACTGAGCATCTCCAGGCAATCATCTTCCTGAAGTTCAGTTGTCGACCAAAATTCCTGTTTGATGATTTGCCGGTTAAGTTCAATAACCAGCGCCCCTGCATCGAGCTTTTTACAGGCGATCAACTGTGCCAACGTGCATGGCTCTATGCGTTCCTTGTTTCCATTGACAAAAATATTCATAGGCAAAAATCCTAAATAAAAAAAGCCGCTTGCCCTCAAGGGAAGGGCAAGCGGCTATAAAAATGCCTAAATCCGGATTTTTCCGGGTTTACTATTTTCTTGTCCGCTCTTCCCTTCGCCAGTATTATCCGGATCAGGTTCAATGGGTATTATCTCAGACGCTGTGCGCCACCCCAAACGATGAATCAAGCTATATATAGATTAAAAAGCTTTGTCAACCCTGGACTAAATATCAAAAGTTCCCTTAAAAACGGTTTGGGCAGGCCCGGTCTTAAAAATATGGCCGCTGGATTCATTCCATGAAATATCCAGGTCCCCGCCGTCCAGATTAACACGCACCTGACGTCCTGCCCGTCCCGTAAGATGGGCGGCCGTAACGGCAGCACAGGCACCGGTGCCGCAGGCAAGGGTTATTCCGGCCCCGCGTTCCCACACCCGCATTTTTAATTGCCTGTCAGAGACGACTTCAATGAACTCCACATTGGTTTTTTCAGGAAAACGAGGATGATTTTCCACCATGGGACCAATCGTTTCAATATCCACCAGTGACAAGTCATTCACAAAGATCACGGCATGTGGATTCCCCATGGAAACACAGGATACCAACATTGTGCCCTGGGCTGTCTCTATGGGTACCCCGAGGGCCATATCCCTGTCATGGACAAAAGGAATCTGCTGAGGCACAAGCCTTGGCACCCCCATATCCACGCATACGGAGACCACCTGTCCGCTTTGCTTTTTTTCAATCCGGGGCACCACGGTTCCGGCCAGGGTCTGAACCTTTATTTCATCTTTTACAAGAATATTGTTTTCGTACAGATACTTGGCAAAACAGCGCATGCCGTTGCCGCACATTTCAGGTTCGGACCCGTCTGAATTGATGATTATAAACCGAATATCATGGGTATCAGAATGCCGGGCCAGGATAATGCCGTCGGCACCGATGCCGAACCGCCGGTGGCACAGGCGCACAGCCAGATCCGAATAGTCAATATATCCTGCAATGGTCTTGTCCCGGTC
Encoded here:
- the dapF gene encoding diaminopimelate epimerase; this translates as MRIDFWKMHGIGNDFIMLDDRDKTIAGYIDYSDLAVRLCHRRFGIGADGIILARHSDTHDIRFIIINSDGSEPEMCGNGMRCFAKYLYENNILVKDEIKVQTLAGTVVPRIEKKQSGQVVSVCVDMGVPRLVPQQIPFVHDRDMALGVPIETAQGTMLVSCVSMGNPHAVIFVNDLSLVDIETIGPMVENHPRFPEKTNVEFIEVVSDRQLKMRVWERGAGITLACGTGACAAVTAAHLTGRAGRQVRVNLDGGDLDISWNESSGHIFKTGPAQTVFKGTFDI
- a CDS encoding thiazole synthase, whose product is MKDDVLRLGGKEFSNRLLTGTGKFGNHGQIPKMLAASGSQMITVALRRVDITAQSENILEYIPKHVTLLPNTSGVRSAEQAVRIARIAREAGCGDFIKIEVITDMKYLMPDNWETLKATEILAKEGFQVLPYVLPDLPLAKRLENAGAAAVMPLGAPIGTNRGLETKPLIAMLIENVSVPIVVDAGIGKPSQAAAAMEMGADAVLVNTAIATARDPEVMGRAFDLAVKAGRAAYLAEMAEESTLARASSPLTGFLDEV
- the thiS gene encoding sulfur carrier protein ThiS, whose translation is MNIFVNGNKERIEPCTLAQLIACKKLDAGALVIELNRQIIKQEFWSTTELQEDDCLEMLSFVGGG
- the thiH gene encoding 2-iminoacetate synthase ThiH is translated as MSFYEIVERYRDFDVPHFFDQVSDQDVIRSLAKEKPGPMDFLTLLSPRAAGHLEVMARKAHHLTVQYFGRTIQMFIPLYISNYCNNGCAYCGFNHRNPILRRRLSLEEIEIEAEAIAKTGMQHVLFLTGEAQHMTPMSYLVDAAQLLKKHFASVAIEVYPLEVDDYRQLYGAGVDSMTMFQETYDEDVYKRVHLAGKKMDYQWRLNGPERAAMAGMRVVNLGALLGLSEPRRDMFFTGLHARYLENKYIDTEVAISLPRFNEAEGDFQPDYLVDDKTFVQFMTALRIFLPRSGVTVSTRENATFRDHILPLGVTRYSAGSSTGVGGYTEVPEGQTPQFEITDVRSVAQVADAILAQGYQPIYKDWDCI
- the thiF gene encoding sulfur carrier protein ThiS adenylyltransferase ThiF, with product MKIGIAGVGGIGSNVALNLVRSGVVQLKLVDFDRVESGNLNRQFYFSDQIGLFKVEALKINLSRINPKVEIEALIQRIDAKNCAELFLDCDLIVEGFDRQVDKKMLIETFADKKGVVSACGIAGSDLAAIGSRRIGNCYIVGDFTTDCDQAPLFSHKVTTVANHMSELILCQPGVIHENTFS
- a CDS encoding S1 family peptidase → MRVYFTIITVVLVVLVSPASAQEHALFRERDAYMADLVSKIKASTVSVGTYYYKDVPMTRFLGTGFAIGDGSRIVTNQHVLEAIKEKKLMFHLRIFHKNLSGKGVKAVLLAEDPFHDLAILEMAGKLDPLPMAADGALKEGHQVAITGYPIGFVLGLNATTHTGIVSAIAPVILPTPHGSLIKGEMIKYLEDPWEIIQLDAVAFPGNSGSPVYRIATGEVVGVINKVFVKGKKEYVLKEPTGIAYAVPVSFVRKLNRSIKK